Proteins from a single region of Alloscardovia omnicolens:
- the metE gene encoding 5-methyltetrahydropteroyltriglutamate--homocysteine S-methyltransferase, with protein MATITSVSGFPRVGCNRELKKIIEAYWKGSARLDDVRATAQELRAQHWQLQKNAGIDLIPSNDFSYYDQVLDTAILLNAIPQRYHDLNFENPEDTLFALGRGYQGDKGDVTALPMKKWFTTNYHYIVPEIDNPSSLKLNSTKPFDEFEEAKTLGIHTKPVLVGPYTFLKLARTPEAAELDFTDELLEATAAVYVHILERFAQLNATWIQLDEPFLVLDKEEGDLSAFTTLYSRILDARSNGIQLLLNTYFGNIGDAYETINTLGFDGVGLDFIEGREANLAAIDEYGVNEKTTIFAGVVNGRNIWRNNYAVSLGLIDALRTKTPHVAISTACSLLHVPFSTAGEEALGKDVLKHFAFASEKLEELRDLAHLADASEESKKTSDTLQKNQALFDGSRVSADPVVQARLEALTSADFERQPARVERQNLQREALHLPLLPTTTIGSFPQTKQVRAERAKLRKGELSHDDYNTIMKQHIDDVIKHQEDIGLDVLVHGEFERNDMVEYFGQNLNGFLFTKNAWVQSYGTRCVKPPIVWGDVSRAQPITVGWSSYAQSRTTRIMKGMLTGPVTILNWSWPREDITHERQTQQLALAIRDEVLDLEAAGIKVIQIDEAALREKLPLRRSDWHSQYLDWAIPAFRLVHSAVQPSTQIHTHMCYSEFNDIIRDIDAMDADVISFEASRGDLVVLDAIEEAQFETEAGPGVYDIHSPRIPSQEEIEKRIEEILNKMSVAKVWINPDCGLKTRGNAETWPSLENLVKAAHAVRERLGQ; from the coding sequence ATGGCAACTATCACGTCAGTATCAGGTTTTCCTCGCGTGGGTTGTAACCGCGAATTAAAGAAAATTATCGAAGCCTATTGGAAGGGATCGGCTCGTCTTGATGACGTGCGTGCAACTGCGCAAGAACTACGCGCACAGCATTGGCAGTTGCAGAAAAACGCTGGCATTGATTTGATTCCTAGCAATGACTTCAGCTACTACGATCAAGTGCTCGATACCGCTATTTTGCTCAATGCTATTCCTCAGCGTTACCATGATTTGAATTTTGAGAACCCTGAAGATACTCTTTTCGCTCTTGGTCGAGGATATCAGGGCGATAAAGGGGACGTGACGGCGCTGCCTATGAAGAAGTGGTTCACCACAAATTACCACTATATCGTCCCAGAGATTGACAATCCGTCTTCGCTCAAACTCAACAGCACCAAGCCGTTCGACGAATTTGAAGAAGCCAAAACATTAGGAATTCATACCAAACCTGTGCTTGTAGGCCCTTATACTTTCCTCAAACTAGCTCGTACTCCCGAAGCTGCAGAACTTGATTTTACTGATGAACTTCTGGAAGCAACTGCTGCTGTGTACGTTCATATTCTTGAACGTTTTGCTCAATTAAACGCCACCTGGATTCAACTAGATGAACCTTTCCTTGTGCTAGATAAGGAAGAGGGCGATTTATCTGCGTTTACAACTCTTTATTCTCGTATTCTTGATGCTCGTTCAAACGGCATTCAACTATTGCTGAACACCTATTTCGGCAATATTGGCGACGCTTATGAAACTATTAACACTCTTGGATTTGACGGTGTGGGACTTGATTTCATTGAAGGTCGCGAAGCAAATTTGGCCGCTATTGATGAATATGGCGTCAACGAGAAAACCACGATTTTTGCAGGTGTTGTCAATGGTCGCAATATTTGGCGCAATAATTACGCTGTAAGTCTTGGGCTCATTGATGCGTTGCGTACCAAAACACCTCATGTAGCTATTTCAACAGCTTGCTCTCTTCTGCACGTACCATTTAGCACGGCAGGCGAAGAAGCCTTGGGCAAGGATGTGCTCAAACATTTCGCGTTCGCATCAGAAAAGCTTGAGGAACTGCGCGACCTCGCTCATTTGGCTGACGCGTCAGAAGAATCGAAGAAAACTTCAGATACTCTCCAGAAGAATCAAGCTCTTTTTGACGGTTCTCGCGTGAGCGCGGATCCTGTTGTTCAAGCTCGCCTCGAAGCACTCACCTCCGCTGATTTTGAGCGTCAACCAGCGCGTGTGGAACGTCAAAATCTGCAGCGTGAAGCTTTGCATCTTCCTCTTTTACCAACCACGACCATCGGTTCTTTCCCTCAAACCAAGCAAGTGCGTGCTGAGCGTGCCAAGTTGCGCAAAGGTGAACTCAGTCACGATGATTATAACACCATCATGAAGCAGCATATTGATGATGTGATTAAGCATCAGGAAGATATTGGTTTAGATGTTCTTGTTCATGGTGAATTTGAACGCAACGATATGGTTGAATACTTCGGCCAAAATTTGAACGGTTTCCTATTTACAAAGAATGCGTGGGTGCAGTCCTATGGCACCCGCTGCGTCAAGCCTCCTATTGTCTGGGGTGATGTTTCTCGCGCACAGCCTATTACCGTGGGATGGAGCTCTTATGCTCAAAGCCGTACAACTCGAATTATGAAAGGTATGCTCACTGGCCCTGTGACCATTTTGAACTGGTCATGGCCGCGTGAGGATATTACGCACGAACGTCAGACTCAACAGTTAGCACTGGCTATTCGCGATGAAGTTTTGGATTTGGAAGCGGCTGGCATTAAAGTCATTCAGATTGATGAAGCTGCTTTGCGTGAAAAGCTGCCATTGCGTCGCAGCGATTGGCATTCTCAGTACTTGGATTGGGCTATTCCTGCTTTCCGTCTGGTTCATTCTGCGGTGCAGCCTAGCACACAAATTCACACGCATATGTGCTACTCCGAGTTTAACGATATTATCCGCGATATTGATGCTATGGATGCAGATGTAATCTCCTTTGAAGCAAGTCGCGGTGACTTAGTAGTGCTTGATGCTATTGAAGAAGCTCAGTTCGAAACTGAAGCTGGTCCTGGCGTTTATGATATTCATTCCCCTCGTATTCCGTCACAAGAAGAAATTGAGAAGCGTATTGAAGAGATTCTCAACAAAATGAGTGTTGCGAAGGTGTGGATTAACCCTGATTGCGGACTGAAAACTCGCGGCAATGCCGAAACATGGCCAAGTCTTGAGAATTTAGTTAAGGCTGCTCATGCTGTGCGCGAGCGCTTAGGTCAGTAG
- a CDS encoding low molecular weight phosphatase family protein — translation MPDTPEITILFACRQNAGRSQIAAALAKHFIQQNNLHNVIILSAGSEPADNVHPQVVQVLAQLGLSPDSSPKQLLPEDVKRADYVITMGCSETCPFFPGVHYEDWKISDPHHKSSEEVREIAQEIKARVEDLFNRILAKS, via the coding sequence ATGCCTGATACGCCTGAAATCACTATTCTTTTTGCTTGCCGTCAAAATGCTGGACGTTCTCAGATAGCTGCTGCTCTCGCCAAGCATTTTATTCAGCAGAATAATCTGCACAATGTAATAATTCTTTCTGCAGGATCTGAGCCTGCTGACAACGTTCATCCGCAGGTTGTGCAAGTTCTTGCGCAGCTAGGATTATCTCCTGATTCATCGCCGAAACAGCTCTTACCTGAAGATGTGAAAAGAGCTGACTACGTTATTACCATGGGTTGCTCAGAAACGTGTCCATTCTTCCCCGGCGTGCATTATGAAGATTGGAAGATTAGCGACCCTCATCACAAAAGTAGTGAAGAAGTACGCGAGATAGCGCAAGAGATAAAGGCACGGGTTGAAGATTTATTCAATCGCATACTTGCTAAGTCATGA
- a CDS encoding ABC transporter ATP-binding protein, producing MSQAAISLRNLSVSMTGERTIDLVRNVNLDFYWGSINLLYGHSGCGKTSLLTCLTGLAQERSYMRVFGQIVMDGHDVSTFSPSHISQFVSCVLQNPDAQIIHGTVEDEIAFSCENLGLPPALIHTRVKNLCELFQLDSAADTATLSGGQKERLCIASALACDKKIIILDEPLAHLDSHSAHMVLDVLASLARQGYCIIICEHRVSTVSDYADRAFCMHNGSLSEVTPQELKSSSLDFVTSYEQIMDMEKPAPATDARVLLELTNIDVLSPDKRKRSLVHVDSLVLREREIVLLLGDNGAGKSTLLNVLAGVGRIKRPGRRTLAHRVMAGLVWQAPEYQMFSSTVAGEMALRTKDQELCERELDSLELSALKERHPLALSEGEKRRLVCAATCAAQPEILLMDEPFAGLDSANIHRQRERIATLVSEHNSCVVISTHDVRGILDMVTRVLYMRHGQIVSDIQF from the coding sequence ATGAGTCAGGCAGCAATATCTTTGCGCAATCTCAGCGTGAGCATGACAGGTGAACGGACTATAGATTTAGTACGTAATGTGAATCTTGATTTTTATTGGGGAAGCATTAATCTTCTCTACGGTCATAGCGGATGTGGTAAAACATCACTGCTCACCTGCTTAACCGGATTAGCTCAAGAGCGATCTTATATGCGTGTATTCGGTCAGATTGTGATGGACGGTCACGATGTCAGCACATTCTCGCCTAGCCATATTAGTCAATTCGTCTCGTGCGTTCTTCAAAATCCTGATGCACAGATTATTCACGGCACCGTGGAGGATGAAATTGCTTTTAGCTGCGAAAATTTAGGTCTTCCCCCTGCACTCATACATACACGCGTTAAGAATTTATGCGAACTTTTTCAGCTCGATTCTGCTGCTGACACAGCCACATTGTCCGGCGGCCAAAAAGAACGTTTATGTATTGCGAGCGCGTTGGCTTGTGATAAGAAAATCATTATTCTTGATGAGCCACTAGCACATTTAGACTCACATAGTGCTCATATGGTTTTAGATGTTTTAGCTTCACTTGCTCGCCAGGGGTACTGCATTATTATCTGCGAACATCGCGTATCCACAGTGTCTGATTATGCTGATCGAGCTTTTTGTATGCATAACGGTTCACTCAGTGAAGTTACTCCACAAGAATTAAAATCTTCATCTTTAGACTTCGTAACCTCGTATGAGCAGATAATGGATATGGAGAAACCAGCGCCTGCTACTGATGCTCGCGTTCTTCTTGAACTTACGAATATTGATGTTCTATCGCCCGATAAACGCAAGCGCAGTCTTGTTCACGTAGATTCTCTTGTTTTACGCGAGCGCGAAATTGTGCTTCTTCTCGGAGATAATGGTGCAGGAAAATCAACGCTACTCAATGTTTTAGCTGGTGTGGGGCGCATAAAACGACCTGGTCGAAGGACACTTGCTCATCGTGTTATGGCTGGTCTAGTCTGGCAAGCACCCGAATATCAAATGTTTAGTTCGACTGTTGCCGGTGAAATGGCATTACGCACAAAGGATCAAGAGTTGTGCGAGCGCGAGTTAGACTCTTTAGAATTATCTGCTTTGAAAGAGCGCCACCCGTTAGCATTGTCCGAGGGAGAGAAAAGACGCTTAGTGTGTGCTGCTACGTGTGCAGCTCAACCTGAAATTTTACTCATGGATGAGCCTTTTGCTGGTTTGGATAGCGCGAATATTCATCGCCAACGAGAACGCATTGCAACACTTGTGTCCGAACACAACTCTTGCGTTGTCATCTCTACTCATGATGTGCGCGGAATACTTGACATGGTTACGCGGGTTCTGTATATGCGTCACGGTCAGATTGTGAGCGATATACAGTTTTAA
- a CDS encoding energy-coupling factor transporter transmembrane component T: MRAARVSIHPFALLATTLMSFSVALFDPNLTHLAWLMLIYALMELCFGMWRQVLVFVAILTPFYLFVGCVTALAYGEFSRSLPIFSRLGLLGLVCLPMFTVSEATLVRALHSMKAPRGLCLAVLISLRFVHVLGERASRISAARRTMPHRNVHLCSWWRLLIPLLDRALVIADDLTHSLELRGFSLDSTQPFTPYKTLRIRVVDYVWIALGSLVNSTAIALWILGIA; encoded by the coding sequence GTGCGCGCAGCACGTGTGAGCATACACCCGTTTGCTCTGCTGGCAACCACTCTCATGAGTTTTAGCGTGGCTTTGTTTGATCCCAATCTCACTCATCTCGCTTGGCTTATGCTGATATATGCGCTCATGGAATTATGCTTTGGTATGTGGCGGCAAGTTCTCGTTTTTGTGGCTATTCTGACGCCTTTTTATCTTTTCGTGGGATGTGTAACAGCTCTCGCCTATGGTGAGTTTTCGCGCTCTTTACCGATTTTTTCTCGGCTTGGCTTGCTTGGGCTTGTATGTTTGCCTATGTTTACTGTGAGTGAGGCAACTCTTGTGCGAGCTTTGCATAGTATGAAAGCTCCGCGTGGTTTATGTTTAGCTGTGCTGATTAGTCTGCGTTTTGTTCATGTTCTTGGCGAGCGCGCCTCACGCATTAGCGCAGCGCGGCGCACTATGCCTCACCGAAACGTCCACTTATGCTCGTGGTGGCGTTTGCTTATTCCCCTATTAGACAGAGCACTTGTTATTGCAGATGATTTAACGCATTCTCTTGAATTGCGTGGATTTAGTTTAGATAGCACTCAACCTTTTACCCCTTATAAAACATTACGCATACGCGTGGTTGACTATGTGTGGATCGCGTTAGGGTCACTTGTGAACAGCACAGCTATTGCACTATGGATATTAGGAATTGCGTAG
- a CDS encoding ABC transporter ATP-binding protein, with product MTSTQLMRRMATFMKHLMPIEIQAIINGSLGYLAVPALVVCATMAMFNIWVGNTMNGIILAVAALVFAIVRGIFAFLEQYYNHLMAFTVLRDLRNILFNHVQALAPARLAEQGRGKLVSALTEDIELLEIFYAHTLSPLAIAVITTLVQVILIALVHPLLGAVALLSYVLLGVVVPLIVSRPTSHWAMAEREAQGVVYSQLLESLDSERSLTFSSALNAAHATVQNSNTQLLHSRAKRYALAGYNKLILDILSLISIAAFGAVDVYLYATKSLDAPFAALTFAAFVSSLVPIQAITRLGTGLQPTMAAARRVFSLLDTEPAVDEIEDKDGVHLNDFAEEKADNISFSYGDNSYSKNALTDVSVHVQPRDMIVIQGENGSGKSTLINLLMRFYDPHSGSITVNDVALTQIATQSLRHTQALVSQQTHIFSSSLADNLRIAKPEASEKELQSVIESVQLSELVDSWDDGMNHVLVRNGAELSDGQRQRIAVARAFLSDAPLIFLDEPTANMDALLEAQLIQTLVEQQNNRAYVIISHRPAPARYASAVFHMHDGHLTKSHA from the coding sequence ATGACTTCAACTCAATTGATGCGCCGCATGGCCACTTTTATGAAACATCTGATGCCTATTGAGATTCAGGCAATCATTAACGGAAGCCTTGGCTATCTTGCAGTACCTGCTCTCGTGGTGTGTGCAACCATGGCTATGTTCAATATCTGGGTAGGCAACACCATGAATGGAATTATTCTGGCTGTGGCGGCTCTGGTTTTTGCCATAGTCCGCGGTATTTTCGCCTTCCTGGAGCAGTATTACAACCATTTAATGGCTTTTACTGTGTTGCGTGACTTACGCAATATTCTCTTTAACCATGTGCAAGCCTTGGCTCCTGCACGTTTAGCTGAACAAGGGCGCGGTAAATTAGTCAGTGCTTTAACTGAAGATATTGAGCTTTTGGAAATCTTCTACGCTCATACTCTCTCCCCTCTTGCTATTGCTGTTATTACTACCCTCGTTCAAGTTATTCTCATTGCACTGGTTCACCCATTGCTCGGCGCAGTAGCTTTATTGTCATACGTGCTGCTTGGAGTTGTGGTACCTCTTATTGTGTCGCGTCCAACATCACACTGGGCTATGGCCGAGCGTGAAGCTCAGGGCGTAGTTTATTCGCAACTTCTAGAAAGCTTGGATTCTGAACGTTCGCTCACTTTTTCCAGCGCTCTCAACGCTGCTCACGCAACAGTTCAAAACAGCAATACACAGTTGCTGCATAGCAGAGCTAAGCGCTACGCACTAGCTGGATATAACAAGCTGATTCTCGACATTCTTTCGTTAATATCGATTGCAGCTTTTGGTGCTGTAGATGTGTACCTGTATGCGACTAAATCATTAGACGCTCCTTTTGCCGCACTTACTTTTGCCGCATTTGTCAGCTCGTTGGTTCCTATTCAGGCAATTACACGTTTAGGTACGGGATTGCAGCCAACAATGGCGGCTGCTCGTCGAGTATTCAGTCTGCTGGATACTGAGCCTGCTGTTGACGAAATAGAGGATAAAGATGGCGTTCATCTGAACGATTTTGCTGAGGAAAAAGCTGACAATATCAGCTTTAGTTATGGTGATAATTCATACAGCAAGAATGCTTTAACAGATGTTTCTGTGCACGTGCAACCTCGTGACATGATTGTTATTCAAGGGGAAAACGGATCAGGAAAATCCACGCTGATTAATCTGCTTATGCGTTTCTATGACCCCCACAGTGGCTCTATTACCGTCAATGATGTAGCTCTTACTCAGATTGCTACTCAATCGTTACGTCATACGCAGGCTTTGGTATCACAGCAAACGCATATTTTCTCTAGTTCTCTGGCAGATAATCTACGCATTGCCAAACCTGAAGCCAGTGAAAAGGAATTGCAGTCCGTTATTGAGTCTGTGCAACTGTCTGAACTCGTAGACTCGTGGGACGACGGTATGAATCATGTGCTCGTTCGTAATGGAGCGGAACTTTCCGATGGTCAACGTCAGCGTATTGCTGTGGCACGCGCATTCTTATCTGATGCTCCCCTGATTTTCTTGGATGAGCCAACAGCAAATATGGATGCTCTTCTCGAAGCTCAGCTTATTCAAACTCTTGTTGAGCAGCAGAATAACCGTGCTTATGTGATTATTTCGCATCGCCCAGCACCTGCGCGCTATGCCTCTGCCGTGTTCCATATGCATGATGGACATTTGACTAAGAGCCATGCATAA
- a CDS encoding ATP-binding cassette domain-containing protein: MFSKNLFKLPGANPRASMIVGLLYAVGTALEAVVIIDFIRILCMFIDVIPYFGSDFIPHLSTPGTFSGPLGVLSTRSPYLLGLIAARLVVGIVAHVITLQSSKKLQKELTDSLMSAAFNPERVRTSSDQLMANQALAQLTVEGIPAIVSFYTLYLPTFVHAVAMIPVALIVLIPLDAPAAAVLAIGMVLVPLAANASRSKEINVHKEQLKAYEGVSARFEESLKGLSTLKIFDADRAEAAELAEGSEGFRKATMQLLSGQLRSLIASDGVIYLAIALAAVASAFSMNIVTFISVLAVSVRAFDPMRQLVYLIHTGAVASRKADAYHELLGQSSESSENSDEEKNESILAHTEWKSAQEIERNDLPAVKFNSVSLTYPGHTTPSLRNISLDLPSRGLVAVMGPSGSGKSTLASVLCGIHTGYEGSAQVFGTELNTVYISDITHKISVVNGTSNPIAGTVRSTIDPDNKHTQDVLHSTLDAVDLDFDLDYALTSGGANLSGGQRQRLQVARAMLLERDIYIFDEASSAVDKDHEEQLWAIWQQLSKDALVIVITHRLAHVGLADLLLCMNDGEIVQSGTPETVLATGLAHTLWLAQDKTENSSTYAAESGAHAQQAAHLDTAQTAEQQSTDQQAADSQSSQMQSVDTQDTQSASDTHVEEL; this comes from the coding sequence ATGTTCAGTAAAAATCTATTTAAACTTCCTGGCGCTAACCCACGCGCGTCTATGATTGTCGGTTTGCTCTATGCCGTGGGGACAGCATTAGAAGCCGTCGTCATCATTGATTTCATTCGTATTTTATGTATGTTTATTGATGTTATCCCTTATTTTGGAAGCGATTTCATTCCACATCTGAGCACACCGGGTACATTTTCTGGGCCGCTGGGTGTGCTCTCTACTCGATCCCCGTATCTATTGGGTCTTATAGCAGCTCGACTTGTTGTAGGCATCGTGGCACACGTTATTACGCTCCAGTCGTCTAAAAAGTTGCAGAAAGAACTGACTGATTCTCTTATGTCTGCAGCTTTTAATCCCGAGCGCGTGCGCACATCATCTGACCAGCTCATGGCTAATCAGGCACTTGCTCAGCTCACCGTTGAAGGAATTCCAGCAATTGTGTCGTTTTATACGCTGTATTTGCCAACCTTCGTACACGCGGTGGCGATGATTCCAGTCGCCCTGATTGTGCTCATTCCGCTAGATGCTCCTGCGGCTGCTGTGCTTGCCATCGGCATGGTCTTGGTTCCGCTTGCCGCTAACGCCAGCCGCAGTAAGGAAATTAACGTACATAAAGAGCAGCTCAAAGCATACGAAGGAGTATCTGCTCGGTTTGAAGAGTCCTTGAAGGGGCTTTCTACTTTAAAGATTTTTGATGCCGATCGTGCAGAAGCCGCAGAATTAGCTGAAGGTTCGGAAGGTTTCCGCAAGGCAACCATGCAACTTTTGTCTGGACAGTTACGCTCACTTATTGCTTCTGACGGCGTGATTTACTTGGCAATTGCTTTAGCGGCTGTAGCCAGCGCCTTTAGCATGAATATCGTTACTTTTATATCAGTTCTTGCTGTATCCGTACGCGCTTTCGACCCTATGCGCCAACTGGTGTATTTAATTCATACCGGTGCAGTAGCCTCACGCAAAGCTGATGCATATCACGAACTGCTGGGGCAATCTTCAGAATCATCGGAAAATTCTGATGAAGAAAAAAACGAGAGCATTTTAGCCCATACTGAATGGAAGTCAGCGCAGGAGATAGAACGCAATGACTTACCAGCCGTAAAGTTCAACTCTGTCAGCTTAACCTACCCTGGGCATACTACTCCAAGTTTGCGCAATATTTCGCTTGATTTACCAAGCCGAGGTCTTGTGGCGGTTATGGGACCGTCTGGTTCAGGGAAATCAACACTTGCATCTGTGCTGTGCGGTATTCACACTGGCTATGAAGGATCCGCTCAAGTTTTCGGTACAGAACTTAATACTGTATATATCAGCGATATTACTCACAAAATCTCAGTTGTGAACGGCACCAGCAACCCAATTGCCGGCACAGTACGTTCCACAATTGATCCGGACAATAAGCACACACAGGACGTTTTGCATTCGACTTTAGACGCAGTCGATTTGGACTTTGATCTTGATTATGCATTAACTTCAGGCGGCGCAAACCTATCTGGCGGTCAACGTCAACGCCTGCAGGTTGCGCGAGCAATGCTCTTAGAACGCGATATTTACATTTTTGATGAAGCAAGCTCAGCTGTGGATAAGGACCACGAGGAACAGCTGTGGGCTATCTGGCAGCAACTTTCCAAGGATGCGTTAGTTATTGTTATTACCCACCGATTAGCGCACGTAGGTCTGGCTGATTTACTGCTGTGCATGAATGACGGTGAAATCGTACAGTCAGGTACGCCAGAAACAGTTCTCGCAACAGGTTTAGCTCACACTCTGTGGCTCGCTCAAGATAAGACTGAAAATAGCAGTACATATGCCGCAGAGTCAGGAGCACACGCTCAGCAAGCTGCGCACTTAGATACAGCGCAAACAGCAGAACAGCAATCAACAGATCAGCAAGCAGCGGATTCACAATCATCACAAATGCAATCTGTAGATACCCAAGATACTCAATCAGCATCAGATACGCACGTAGAGGAGCTCTAA
- a CDS encoding MFS transporter yields MSYSDKNALQEKNNQKNQQNSVHTADLNSQQKADRKAQAKAQSQAKAQAARDKKAQKAAEKAALKAAVREEKRRLSLLRRRRLLRVDDVTVVEESALKKAVIGSVVGNLMEWYDVGVYGYLAVIIGQQFLSDASSQIQNLFSLAVFAVTFIARPLGGVILGQLGDRLGRKEVLAFTLMVMALATFLIGVLPTYGAIGVAAPILLIALKLVQGFSTGGEYAGATTFVTEYAPDKHRGFYAALLDWGSYMGFAVGAAFVSILQITVTPEFMYSWGWRIPFMIALPLGAIALILRTKIEDTPAFQEAQNNAQDSADAEISEKNSSTASADAPYTPNVRDIEEAIHATDEGPQGVVGLFKNYWRELLTAFFLVAAANTVGYALTSYMPTYLSTTLHYDAVHGNLLTLPILILVAFAIPLTGWISDFTSRRGVLVVAALSAIVLAIPAFMLMAHGAVWFTLLGLFFLAVPVALYMGNLAATLPAQFPTASRFGCMGIAYNAAVAIFGGTAGLIMESLVTITGNDLAPAFWVIATSLIGFVAVFFLQESARQPLPGSMPAVASVEEATELVENQTENPELDVESLFAEAPVHVLDQQPSVEEAKMELRAAIEAEDEVRQDLRKAKEVTQAAREAVVEAMEAEAEVDADSGADLDGESAESVESGESAESPESPESVR; encoded by the coding sequence ATGAGTTATAGCGATAAAAACGCATTACAAGAGAAAAATAATCAAAAAAATCAGCAGAATTCTGTGCATACAGCAGATCTCAACAGCCAGCAGAAAGCGGATCGAAAAGCCCAAGCTAAAGCGCAATCTCAGGCAAAAGCTCAAGCTGCCAGGGATAAGAAGGCTCAAAAAGCTGCTGAGAAAGCTGCACTTAAGGCTGCTGTTCGCGAAGAAAAACGTCGTCTTTCTTTGCTGCGACGCAGGCGTTTACTCCGTGTTGATGATGTGACTGTGGTTGAAGAATCAGCATTAAAAAAGGCCGTCATCGGTTCTGTTGTGGGTAATTTGATGGAATGGTATGACGTAGGTGTTTACGGTTACCTTGCCGTTATCATCGGTCAGCAGTTCCTTTCGGATGCGTCCAGCCAAATTCAGAATCTTTTCTCGTTAGCAGTGTTCGCTGTGACTTTTATTGCACGCCCACTTGGCGGTGTTATTCTAGGTCAGCTTGGTGATCGTCTTGGACGCAAGGAAGTGCTTGCTTTCACATTAATGGTGATGGCTTTAGCTACCTTCTTGATCGGTGTGCTTCCAACCTATGGTGCTATTGGCGTTGCTGCTCCGATTTTGTTGATTGCTCTCAAACTTGTGCAAGGCTTCTCCACCGGTGGTGAATATGCGGGTGCAACTACCTTTGTGACCGAATATGCGCCGGATAAGCATCGTGGATTCTATGCTGCTTTGCTTGACTGGGGATCCTACATGGGCTTTGCAGTGGGTGCTGCCTTCGTATCTATTCTGCAAATTACTGTAACTCCTGAATTTATGTATTCATGGGGCTGGCGTATTCCGTTTATGATTGCTTTGCCATTAGGTGCTATTGCTTTGATTTTGCGAACCAAGATTGAAGATACTCCAGCATTCCAAGAAGCACAGAATAATGCGCAAGACTCTGCTGATGCTGAAATCAGCGAGAAGAATAGCTCTACTGCGAGTGCTGATGCTCCTTACACGCCTAATGTGCGTGATATTGAAGAAGCCATTCATGCCACAGATGAAGGACCTCAAGGGGTCGTAGGACTCTTTAAGAATTATTGGCGCGAACTTCTGACTGCCTTCTTCTTAGTAGCAGCCGCAAATACAGTCGGCTACGCATTGACGTCCTATATGCCAACCTATTTATCAACGACTTTGCACTATGATGCGGTTCACGGAAACCTTTTGACCTTGCCAATTCTTATATTGGTTGCTTTTGCTATTCCGCTGACAGGATGGATTTCTGATTTTACTTCCCGTCGTGGCGTTTTGGTGGTTGCAGCTTTGAGTGCAATAGTTCTAGCTATTCCTGCGTTTATGCTCATGGCTCATGGTGCTGTTTGGTTCACACTGTTGGGTTTGTTCTTCCTAGCTGTTCCTGTGGCTCTATATATGGGTAATCTTGCTGCTACTTTGCCAGCTCAATTCCCTACAGCATCACGTTTTGGTTGTATGGGAATTGCCTATAACGCTGCAGTAGCTATTTTCGGTGGTACAGCTGGCCTGATTATGGAGTCTCTCGTTACCATTACCGGTAATGATTTAGCTCCTGCTTTCTGGGTTATTGCTACATCGCTGATTGGTTTTGTGGCTGTATTCTTCTTGCAGGAATCCGCGCGTCAGCCTTTGCCGGGTTCCATGCCAGCAGTTGCAAGCGTGGAAGAAGCAACTGAATTAGTAGAAAATCAGACAGAAAATCCTGAACTTGATGTGGAAAGCTTATTCGCTGAAGCACCTGTACACGTTTTAGATCAGCAGCCAAGTGTTGAGGAAGCGAAGATGGAACTTCGTGCTGCTATCGAAGCTGAGGATGAAGTACGTCAGGATTTGCGCAAGGCAAAAGAAGTGACTCAGGCGGCTAGGGAAGCAGTTGTGGAGGCTATGGAGGCTGAAGCGGAGGTGGATGCAGATTCTGGTGCTGATCTGGATGGGGAGTCTGCGGAATCTGTGGAGTCTGGGGAATCTGCAGAATCTCCAGAATCTCCAGAATCGGTCAGGTAA